The region GGCGGTTCGCCTATTGATGCAGCTAAAGCAATAGCTTTCTTTGCTCATAAAGCTAATGAAGGTCAGCCTAAACCGTTGCTTGTCGCAATTCCCACCACCAGTGGAACCGGAGCTGAAGTTACAGGTATTGCCGTTGTCACTGACAAGGTTAACGAAATTAAAATACCTCTTTCCGATGAGCTGTTGATTCCTGATATGGCTATTTTGGACGCCCGTTTTACCCGTTCTCTCCCTGCTTCTGTTACGGGGGCTACAGGTATGGATGTTCTGACTCATGCTATTGAGGCTTACACTTCCAGACATGCCAACGCCTTTACTTCCATTTATGCAAGATATGCCATTCGTTACGTATTTACATATCTTCTGAGAGCATACCGCAATGGCGATGATATGGAAGCCAGAGATATGATGCTTCTTGGTTCATGCATGGCAGGTATGGCTTTCAATAATAGCGGTCTCGGACTCACTCACAGTATCGCTCACAGCCTCGGCGGTATTTTTCATGTGCCGCACGGTTTGGCTAATGCCGTGGTACTTCCCTATATCATCCGCTTTAACAGCTTTGATGTGGGCATCAGGTATCAGGAAATTGCTGAAATGTTGGGACTCCCTGCTGCAACAGTTGAAGAAGGAACTACAAGCCTGATTCAGGCCGTCAAAGACTTGAATGAAGCTATGAATATTCCAAATAAAATCGGATCACTGAAGATCGATGAAGATGTTTTCAACCGCAGCATGGATACGATTGCAAAGAATGTGCTGGTCGACATCTGCACGGAAGGCAACCCTAGAAGGCCTTCTCATGATGATGTTTTGGATCTTTTGAAGAAGGCTTGGTAAGCAGCCTTCGTTTGAATATAGTAGCTGATTTCAATGATCGGTAGGGTCATATGAAAGGGGAAAGCAATGAGCGGACAAGTTGAGAATAAGATAAGGGAAGCAGGTGTGGTTGGAGCCGGAGGAGCCGGACTGCCCACACATGTAAAGGCAAATGCCAGTGTGGATACTGTGCTGGTAAACGGAGCGTCATGTGAACCTCTGCTCATGAGTGATCCGCATCTTTTAGAAGCTGAAATTGATACCGTTATCCGAGGTCTGGAAGCCCTTCTTGACTGTACAGGAGCCACCAAGGGGATCATCTGCCTGAAAGGCAAACACAAGAAGGCTATGGATTCCGTCCGCGAAGCAGTCGAACGGGATAAAAGCGGTAGGCTTGAATATTTTGAACTGCGTGATTTTTATCCGGCCGGTGACGAGCATGTGCTTGTTAAAGAAGTTTTAGGTAGAACTGTGCCTGAACGCGGTATTCCCCTTCAGGTGGGAGCTGTAGTCAGCAATGTGGAATCTATTTTAAATGTGGCTTATGCTATGGACGGAACTCCCGTAACACATCGCTATCTGACAGTTACTGGTGAGATTAAAAATCCTATGGTGCTGAAAGTTCCAGTAGGAACCTTGGTCTCCGACGTACTTGCTTATGCCGGCGGCGCAACAATTTCCGATTTTAAAGTTGTTGACGGCGGACCTATGATGGGTCGTGTACTTTCAGACGTTTCACGCCCGGTTACCAAAACTACCAGCGGTCTTATTGTACTGCCTCCTGACCATACTGTAGTTGCCGGTAAAGTTATGGATCCCGAAAGGATTCGTAGAATCACCAATACCGTCTGTTGTCAGTGTTCACGGTGCACAGATCTTTGCCCAAGAAATTTATTAGGTCATTCTCTTCATCCTCATAAGTTAATGAGAGTTCTTCATTCTCAGATACTTGAAACTGAAATAGCCCGTGAGGCTTTGCTTTGTTCAGAGTGCGGTGTCTGTGAGAAGTTTGCTTGCCCAATGATGGTTTCTCCTAGAGAAGTTAACGCTCAGATCAAAAAAGTTCTAATGCAGGCTGGAGTACGCTGGGAAAGCTCAGACAAACCGCTTGAAAGCAATCCGTTCAGAGACAGCAGAGCCGTCCCGACCGCGCGACTTATTCAGCGACTTAATGTAGCAAAGTATGACACTCATCCGGCTTTTGTTGGAGAAATGTCTTCTTCCATGGTGACAATTCCTCTTGGTCAGCATATCGGAGCTCCTGCAACCTGCGTAGTTTCCGTAGGTGACAGACTGCACAAAGGCGACCTTATCGGCGAAATTCCTGAAGGTGCTATGGGTGCAAGAGTTCATGCCAGCATTGATGGTGTGGTTGAATCCATTGCTGACGGAAAGATAACTATCAAGGATGCTTAAGGGAGATATATAATGGATTTACGTACAATAGGTTGTGTAGAACTTAATAGTATTGCTGTAGGTATGCACGCTGCAGATGAGATGCTCAAAGCTGCAAGTGTTGAACTGGTAATGGCCCGCCCGACATGCCCAGGTAGATATATAGTAGTAGTTACCGGAGATACCGGAGCTGTTCAGAGTTCTGTTCAGGTCGGATGTGAAATCGGTGCGGATATGGTAGTTGATTCGTTCACTATCCCAAGTGTTCATAAAGATGTTATCCCGGCTCTCAGCGGAACATCTTCGCTCGTTAAAGTTGATGCTTTGGGCGTAATTGAAACTTGTACTGCTGCTTCATGTATCCTTGCCGCTGATGCTGCAGCCAAAGCCGGACAGGTCCATCTTATTGAAATCCGTATGGCATCTGGACTTGCAGGTAAAGCATATGTCGTTATGACAGGTGATGTAGGATCTGTTCAAGCATCAGTTGATGCCGGAGTTTACGGTGTCGGTGATGGTGGTCCTGTTCTCAGCCATGTCGTAATTCCTTCACCAAGTGAAGCTATTAAGGCTCAGCTTTTTTAATTGAATTGTTTAGGCTGTTTTAGGTGTGGGCGATATAATCATCGCCCCTTTATTTTGAAGGAGTTAATATTATGAAAATTTCCGACGAACCAAAGCAGCGGGTTATTCAAGAGTACGTCCCGGGCAAGCAGGTGACGCTTGCCCATGTGATCGCCAGCCCGCAAAAGAGCATCTATTTGAAGCTCGGGCTGGATAACGATTCCGGTGGAGCAATTGGCATTATGACAATTACTCCCAGCGAAGGCGTGATTATAGCGTCTGATGTTGCCACTAAAGCAGGATCGGTCGAGATAGGATTTTTGGACAGGTTCGGTGGATGTTTGCTTTTACTCGGGGATGTCGCCAGTGTGGAAG is a window of Desulfovibrio sp. UCD-KL4C DNA encoding:
- a CDS encoding 4Fe-4S dicluster domain-containing protein → MSGQVENKIREAGVVGAGGAGLPTHVKANASVDTVLVNGASCEPLLMSDPHLLEAEIDTVIRGLEALLDCTGATKGIICLKGKHKKAMDSVREAVERDKSGRLEYFELRDFYPAGDEHVLVKEVLGRTVPERGIPLQVGAVVSNVESILNVAYAMDGTPVTHRYLTVTGEIKNPMVLKVPVGTLVSDVLAYAGGATISDFKVVDGGPMMGRVLSDVSRPVTKTTSGLIVLPPDHTVVAGKVMDPERIRRITNTVCCQCSRCTDLCPRNLLGHSLHPHKLMRVLHSQILETEIAREALLCSECGVCEKFACPMMVSPREVNAQIKKVLMQAGVRWESSDKPLESNPFRDSRAVPTARLIQRLNVAKYDTHPAFVGEMSSSMVTIPLGQHIGAPATCVVSVGDRLHKGDLIGEIPEGAMGARVHASIDGVVESIADGKITIKDA
- a CDS encoding BMC domain-containing protein, which translates into the protein MKISDEPKQRVIQEYVPGKQVTLAHVIASPQKSIYLKLGLDNDSGGAIGIMTITPSEGVIIASDVATKAGSVEIGFLDRFGGCLLLLGDVASVEASLRAVLDFFENVLHYSSVEMTRS
- a CDS encoding BMC domain-containing protein encodes the protein MDLRTIGCVELNSIAVGMHAADEMLKAASVELVMARPTCPGRYIVVVTGDTGAVQSSVQVGCEIGADMVVDSFTIPSVHKDVIPALSGTSSLVKVDALGVIETCTAASCILAADAAAKAGQVHLIEIRMASGLAGKAYVVMTGDVGSVQASVDAGVYGVGDGGPVLSHVVIPSPSEAIKAQLF
- a CDS encoding 1-propanol dehydrogenase PduQ — protein: MTQFYGKTKICYGTDALENLEHLQAKHAFIVTDAFMVKVGFADRVKSHLDRNGISCTVFDAVESDPSLETVTKGAKLFLQNKADLIIALGGGSPIDAAKAIAFFAHKANEGQPKPLLVAIPTTSGTGAEVTGIAVVTDKVNEIKIPLSDELLIPDMAILDARFTRSLPASVTGATGMDVLTHAIEAYTSRHANAFTSIYARYAIRYVFTYLLRAYRNGDDMEARDMMLLGSCMAGMAFNNSGLGLTHSIAHSLGGIFHVPHGLANAVVLPYIIRFNSFDVGIRYQEIAEMLGLPAATVEEGTTSLIQAVKDLNEAMNIPNKIGSLKIDEDVFNRSMDTIAKNVLVDICTEGNPRRPSHDDVLDLLKKAW